From a single Silene latifolia isolate original U9 population chromosome 6, ASM4854445v1, whole genome shotgun sequence genomic region:
- the LOC141587345 gene encoding uncharacterized protein LOC141587345 — MYLELTDRHSLKVDETLKNKESWRSWIDQCPVSSAVYLNVTERTSLASLREVCLNAFCMSKTQIFSGALSWTLLSEPRVGVLDILQHRDYERNYISLLLCSSTIGKWADAA, encoded by the exons ATGTATCTAGAACTTACTGATAGACACTCCTTGAAGGTTGATGAGACATTAAAGAACAAGGAATCTTGGAGAAGTTGGATAGATCAATGCCCTGTGTCTTCTGCTGTTTACTTGAACGTGACTGAGAGGACTAGTTTGGCTTCTCTGAGGGAAG TTTGTTTAAATGCCTTCTGTATGTCAAAGACTCAAAT TTTTTCAGGGGCTTTGTCGTGGACTCTACTCTCTGAACCAAGGGTTGGTGTGCTGGACATCTTGCAACATAGAGACTATGAGAGAAACTACATTTCATTACTATTATGTTCTTCAACCATCGGAAAATGGGCTGATGCTGCTTAG
- the LOC141586329 gene encoding secreted RxLR effector protein 161-like — MIGSLLYLTASRPDIQFSVCACARFQANPKESHFKAVKRIFRYLIGTQGLYLWYPTHYELDLVGFSDADYAGDTLDRKSTSGIATFLVPCLISWASKKQNTVALSTAESEYVSAALCCAQILWVCQQLHDYGLIFETTPIFCDNTSAINISKNPIQHSRTKHIDIRHHFLRDQVEKGNICLSFCKTENQIADILTKPSEREQFERLRSEIGLLGDIPLN, encoded by the coding sequence atgatcggttccttactctacttaaccgctagtcgacccgacatacaatttagtgtgtgtgcttgtgcccgtttccaagcaaatcctaaagaatctcatttcaaagccgtcaaacggatttttaggtatttgattggaacacaagggctatatctttggtatccaactcactacgaacttgatcttgtaggtttttcggatgcggactatgccggtgatacattagataggaaaagcacctcgggcattgctactttcctagtaccgtgtctcatttcatgggcttcgaagaagcaaaacaccgttgcattgtccacggccgaaagcgaatatgtgagtgccgctctatgttgtgcacaaattctttgggtatgtcaacaattgcatgattatggccttattttcgagactacccctatattttgtgacaacactagtgcaattaatatatcaaagaatcctatacaacactcacgaactaaacacatcgacatacgacatcattttctacgtgatcaagttgagaaaggtaatatttgtctaagcttttgtaaaacggaaaatcaaattgcggacattcttacaaaaccgtcagaaagagaacaattcgaaagacttcggtcggaaattggtttattgGGTGACATACCGCTAAATTAG